From Paenibacillus physcomitrellae, the proteins below share one genomic window:
- a CDS encoding LLM class flavin-dependent oxidoreductase translates to MEIGLSTFVETTPDPKTGEVISHAQRLREVVEEIILADEVGLDVFGVGEHHRVDYAASNPAIVLAAAAPQTKRIRLTSAVTVLSSADPVRVFQDFAALDGISNGRAEIMAGRGSFIESFPLFGYDLNDYDELFDEKLELLLKIRASEKVTWKGGHRPAIDNLGVYPRPVQEPLPVWIGSGGNQESVVRAGLLGLPLVLAIIGGSPVQFAPLVDLYKRAAAHAGHDASKLPVASHSHGFVAEETELAADQFFPSTQAAMSKLGRERGWGRYDRSAFDAARSFQGALYVGGPEAVANKIIHLRKHVGITRFMLHTPVGTMPHADVMRSIELLGKEVAPRVREEIAKWEAEGGEK, encoded by the coding sequence GTGGAAATAGGGCTCAGTACTTTTGTAGAAACGACGCCGGATCCTAAGACAGGTGAGGTCATCAGTCACGCACAGCGGCTGCGCGAGGTAGTGGAGGAAATTATTTTGGCCGATGAGGTAGGGTTGGACGTATTTGGCGTGGGGGAACATCACCGCGTGGACTACGCAGCATCCAATCCGGCGATTGTGCTGGCCGCGGCCGCGCCGCAAACGAAACGTATCCGCTTGACCAGTGCGGTAACGGTGCTGTCATCAGCAGATCCAGTCCGCGTATTCCAGGACTTTGCCGCTTTGGACGGCATTTCGAACGGACGTGCCGAAATTATGGCGGGCCGGGGTTCGTTTATCGAATCTTTCCCGCTGTTCGGCTATGACCTGAACGATTACGACGAGCTGTTCGACGAGAAGCTGGAGCTGCTGCTCAAGATCCGGGCTTCGGAAAAAGTTACCTGGAAAGGCGGTCACCGTCCCGCCATCGATAATCTCGGCGTGTATCCGCGCCCGGTTCAGGAACCTCTTCCGGTCTGGATCGGCAGCGGCGGCAATCAGGAGTCGGTTGTACGCGCAGGCCTGCTTGGCCTGCCGCTGGTGCTGGCCATTATTGGCGGCAGCCCGGTGCAGTTTGCACCGCTCGTGGATCTGTACAAACGGGCAGCGGCACATGCCGGCCATGACGCCTCCAAGCTTCCGGTTGCTTCGCACTCCCACGGCTTTGTAGCCGAGGAGACGGAGCTTGCGGCGGATCAATTTTTCCCATCGACGCAGGCCGCCATGTCCAAGCTGGGCCGTGAACGCGGATGGGGACGTTACGACCGGTCGGCGTTCGATGCGGCTCGCAGCTTCCAAGGAGCGTTATATGTCGGAGGTCCTGAGGCCGTAGCGAACAAAATCATCCATCTGCGCAAACATGTCGGCATCACCCGCTTTATGCTGCATACGCCGGTCGGCACCATGCCTCATGCTGACGTCATGCGGTCGATCGAGCTGCTTGGCAAGGAAGTTG